The Flavobacterium sp. 1 genome contains the following window.
TAAAGTGGTTTTGTTTCATGTTATAGACAATGAAACGGAGCGGAAATTTGATTTTGACAATGCTCCGAGGAAGTTTATTGATGTTGAGACAGGAGAAGAGGTAGTGATTTTTGCGGATAATGTGAAGTCAGCATACGAAAAACAGGTGGGTGATTACTTCAAAAAGTTGGCTTTAACCTGCGCTCAAAACAAAATAAAGTACATTCCTGTGGGGGTTGGCGAAAGTTTTGAGAAAATTTTGATGGCATACTTGGTTGAGAAACAAAACTTTGGATAGATGAACAGAATTTTTTTTTAAAATTCTCTAATAAAAGACTTGTGTAAACGGAAATCTATTGTATCTTTGCCACCGCAATAAAGCAGAGGTTTGGTAGTTCAGTTGGTTAGAATACATGCCTGTCACGCATGGGGTCGCGGGTTCGAGTCCCGTCCAGACCGCAATATTGGGAAAAGCCTTTCGTAACAGAAAGGCTTTTTTGCCCAAATACGGTATCTAAAGCTAGTTGTGTTGTTTCTCGTCCATGACGAGACTGGTTTGTAGTTAGACCAATGAAAAGCTTTCCACTTTGTGGATAGCTTTTTTGATTTTAAGGGAGTTACATTTTTTTGATTCTTGTGTTATAAAATAGTTGCGAAAACGAAAATCTGTTGTATCTTTTGCACTCACAATAAAACAGGGTTTGGTTGTTCAGTTGGTTAGAATACATGCCTGGTATCTCGTCTTTTGGGACGAGACGGAATCGAGTCCCGTTCAGGCTTTTTTGATTTTAAAAGAGTTAGGATTTTTTTAATTCTTGTGTTATAAAATAGTTGCGTAAACGGAAATCTATTGTATCTTTGCCACCGCAATAAAACAGGGTTTGGTAGTTCAGTTGGTTAGAATACATGCCTGTCACGCATGGGGTCGCGGGTTCGAGTCCCGTCCAGACCGCAAATATTGTTTAAAGCCTTTCTTAACGGAAAGGCTTTTTTTAGGGATAAAATTCACGATTTAAAACAAAGCGGTACTATTCTGCCATACAATCCAAATAAACAATCCCAAATACATCATACACACTACAAACTTCATAAAAGAAGAAGCAAGAAGACCCAGTAAAGAACCGGTCGCCGCTTTCAAAGCGCGCTTATGGTCTTGCTTATCATAAATTAGTTCACCAACTAAAGCCCCAACAAACGGCCCTATAATAAAACCCAACGGAATTGGGGCAAAAATTCCAACAATCAAACCAATATTGGTTCCCCAAATACCATATTTACTCCCGCCAAATTTTTTGGTTCCTTTTGCGGGTATCACATAATCTAATACGGTTAGCATAACAGTAATCAATAAGGAAATACCCAGAACCCAATAATTGGCAGGAACAGCTTTGGTAAAATATAACAATACGATTCCAATCCAACTGATGCTTGATCCTGGTAAAACAGGCAGGAAACTTCCAAAAACACCTGCAACAACACAAACAAAACCCAAAATAAAAAGCAGGATATCCATAAAAATATTTTTAGTAATTTTGATGCCGAAAACGCAAACTCATTTCGTACACGAATATGGGAAAAATAATTGTATTTTTATAACATATTTAGTTCCATTCAAATAACAAACATTGAAGCAGTATTCCTTTTTTTTAGTCTTTATTCTTTTTAATTCCTGTCAATATTTTGACAAGCAGATTCCTTCCGAAAAGGAATTATTGCAAAAGGAATTAAAGGCTATCAATTGGAAAGAAGTCGACGAGTATCCATCGATGGTGGATTGCGATAAAATCGAAGACAAAAAACAACGCCAGCAATGTTTTTTTGAGATGTTAACCCAGTTAATACAAGAGAAATTGTGTAATGATACGCTGGCGATGCTGTATCCGGAACTGGATACCATCGAAGTGAAAGTGACTATTTTTCCTAATGCAACTATGAAATTCGAACCGCAGTTCCCGAAAGATTCGGTTATGTATGATAAAGTAAAAATCGATAGTATTCTGAAAGTCCGTTTGGTGGACTTTCCTAAAATCCATCCAGCAATCAAGAGGGGATTACCTGTAAAAACCCAGTTTATACTTCCAGTTATTCTAAAAGTGGAGTAGTTTTTTAAGGAGCCTTTTCCAGCTATTCGTTGCAATCTTTATGTTTTTAAAGAAAAAACATAAAGGATTTCCACTACTATCTGGGCTAGGACATTTGTTTTCATAACAAGATTTCATAATTTGAGATGACGTTTATTATTGAATCTTTAAGGAAATCTAAAATTTAAATTCTGCAATCTTAAATCTGCAATCTAAAACCTCCTCCCTTTCCATTCGTATTTTCCAAACAAGCAATAGAAAGCCACAGCAGTGCTGAAAAACGGATACCATAAACTGCTTAAAAGCAAATAGCGGATTTTATGTTTGGTTAAGAATTTGTTTGTTTGCTGTATTAAAACAGTATCAATTCCAAATTTGATTAGGAAATAAAAGCCAATAAAAAAATAGGGAAGCATACCCAAAAGAGTTAGCACAAAACAATAAACCAATCCAAAATTTACCATAAAAACAAGCAGTCCCAACCTTTTCCCGAAAAGGCTTTGATAGGAAGTAGTTTTGGAAGCCCAGCGCACGCGCTGGTAAAACAGCGATTTCCAATCATCGGCTGGTTTTGTGGTTACAATAGTATTCTTTGATTTTAAATACGCTACTTTTTCCGGGAATTGGGACAACGCTTTTTGCAACAGAAAAACATCATCGCCACTGGCAATTGCTGAGTTGCCTTCAAAACCTTTTAGTTCTTGAAA
Protein-coding sequences here:
- a CDS encoding DUF456 domain-containing protein is translated as MDILLFILGFVCVVAGVFGSFLPVLPGSSISWIGIVLLYFTKAVPANYWVLGISLLITVMLTVLDYVIPAKGTKKFGGSKYGIWGTNIGLIVGIFAPIPLGFIIGPFVGALVGELIYDKQDHKRALKAATGSLLGLLASSFMKFVVCMMYLGLFIWIVWQNSTALF